gaaacaagttcataaatttactttatttaaacgaatgtaaaacattgtttcctaggatgaaatctacacctaatacccatacataatcacaatagaatttaaaCGATTACGTCGatttcttatatacgaagttcaaaagataacttcgtattgtactccttaatactacgtctaactatagTGTACTCATTCatgtttcgcagttatgttttcaatatgcacgacttgaaagatacgttagggaataaaatagttcaagtcaaatatcactaaccttaagtaaaaggatgatgttatcgttgtatctccttacttcttcgcttcttcaagtctttgtaataattgtaatgtctcatatcctaatactttcaagctaacctatacgaagttgactctagtacataatcaagcgactctttaaatgagttttggttcaaccgagctatgctctaacaccgtgaaacccattaatggtgatttgataggataatcaatcacatagttcttggaagtcagatgaaccaattctaaacatgtttggaagtgtggaaaatcggttccaagattgtaaatatgaaaaaggatttacaaagtaaagattcgacatactttgaacatgtgcaataactcttatcttttattgttcaaagatattccttaatagctacaggagaatcccggattgaaataagttgagaattttttaattaaggtttttagttttatatgcttttaatttacagcaattaaaatgcatatctttagaaaataaaaattggtaatgtgcatttactaattggagattttctactgagatttcggtcaatatttgaaaaaagcatttccaggaattatggaattcgaatttggaaatatattgcatatcttgagaatattttcggttttggaaattccttggtgtccaaacttctttggtttataaatattgaagtttgcatttcgagaaaaccaatcctcagagccatcaaaactacctagttgtgttgttactggtggagctgtctattcggagaggaaagtaccttaattaggcgaaatctcttacgaccgctcgttttaaagacttctttggaattGGGAATctatacgagtaccgttggtgggaaactagataattgcagtttattattaattttcgattgatttgattgactaacagttgttgaactttgattgcacctagtttgtttatgcttgagaatcttctcttctgatataagattcactcaaactagatcgaagtttcgacggggatctttagactgtttgtagatctaaagacgtcttgtgataatccattgttaacagactctgttctgtgtgtgattgatcacaagagattcaagttgattgtgtgcaggtatttattaaagatctaattaagaagatttgaagacgaagaagatttctgatttgggttcataatctttggtgtgcacatagctataatcgatttatctttgtgataatcttgattgattagttgagtagatcgtcatcaatacgtttctttgtgattcgaagtattgattgcaaagtcttgacaattactttggtagttgttattggatagatctaagaacctgacaaaggagtttatcgggataaatggaagagccttttgtcaaattcATATCACTTGttcgaaaagagttgttaccgaacaggtTTGCTATTCCTTTActctttggaatacgaaccaaaggaattgttccaagtgcgtgacttattgtaaGTTGGAGGCGCGGGGATACAGATgcaactaggtgaattataggtttagttgcttggtcttaactatacaaagttggtttagattttgtatagcggcttaatcctgagagtattcaattctggacaaggtcccgaggtttttctgcatttgcggtttcctcgttaacaaaatcttgttgtgtcttttacttttttatttccgtaattataattgtttttattataattagaagtaaaatacacaaacgttgattcttgatatcaatcctattgtgtttggttaagtccgaacctattatcaagtaaacatacttcgttgttgtattgtctcgatcttgtatttgtagtcaatcacacaagttatcttgttttcgtattgtctcgatctcgtatccatagacgatcacacgaagtgtgaactgattagttgtgttgtctcgactcagtccatagacaatcactttcggataaaggacttataagtggaaactttttagattgaggtatatttgggtaccctcgtcttttcaaggtAGACTTCATCGAACgtgttacaccatattcgaggAGTATTATTCAAAACTTTctgaaatcattaagccttatgtgtTATCTACAGATGACATGGATACGGATGAGAATTGTAGTTATCACGTTGCGTCAGAATAAATAGGCCATATAAGTTTTGCGGACGATGAGAACTtgacccaatgccaatattttagAAAGATGATGGCCTTATGCCTACTAGAAGTCAAGGAATTTTACAAatcgatgatgaaggaaggaaaaacaagaaaagaCAAAGAAGTGAAATTTGATAAAACGGTTGCTAGAGTACAAGGGCCAAAGGGGAATGAACCAATTACCCGAGAGTATTGGATGAGCATGCCCCTATGTGGTCGCGGAAACGTGGAGTTgcgttgttcatctatttggtaagggAACATATTTTACATACGCACCGaaatacaccatttgggatgaatcgGTTAAGGATTGGAGAATTATTTtattcaaccataacaacatTTATTATACCGGTCTTAGACTACATGAAGGTTGTCTATTACCACTGGTGTATATGTTTCATGAGGAGACAGAGCTCACCAAGGAATGACTGAGAAAATACGAGCCCAAAATGAAGCGGTGGGAGGAATTGGTCGGGCCAGATCAAATGAAGGGTCTCCAAgtgttggaatgagtatttttctttttttaagaacATGAACTATCAGACGCTTATATTTTGTCACTTTCATATATTGTATGTTGCAAACTGAACCAAActtaatgaatgaaagtgatTTGTCTTTTTTGGGTACGTTAGACTCATGAAATTTGTAACATAATCGGTCTTATTATACCTTATTAAAGTCCGATTTTGAAGGTAGTAAGCtgcagctttttcagaatcggtttatgatgGAATTATTATAAACTGATTCTGAATTCAGAGAGGAATCGGTTTACTCTAGAATtactataaaccgattctgaacaaAGCTTGCCTGGGAATtcattcagaatcggtttatgtggacaaCGATGTAACCCGATTATAGATGAAATAAGTTACAGAAAAACAGACAACTTTTAATTCCTTAATCGGACTACATATGGTCTAACATGATCCGATTGTGGTCAATTTCCACCTAGCATATACTCTTAAAATTTAAACCAGCACGGTACTAGACTACCACATTGATCTTGTAACTGCATAAAACGGGACTTCTCTATTTCTTAATGCGAGATTCAACTATCGATGAGGCTTCGAAATGATAAAACGACTTTCCTCACCACTTGTTATAAGCATCCTGTGTCGCAAACCTGTCGCCCCCGTGCCTagcgagaaactcgttgtatttgGAGCACAATTTCTTAACGTGAATCGTCCTTGAAAAAACGTGGGCTGGATTATATTGATAACGTGGTTTTTTGTACTTACCGGCCATCTTTCGAACAAAAGGACCTAACGaaacttgaatccaaaatatACTCTCGCGTTTATATTCTTCGAGAAGATTCTTGACTATGTAATAATTTTTAACCCATTATGTCTCTTCCTCATCCTTCAATCTTTCCCTTAGTTGGAATTGGTCTTCACCTCGTTTCTTTGCCTTGAGTACGTCTTCTTCTTTCATCGTAGCACTTGACGATGATGTGGTAGTTCGTTTGGTTCTCTTAATTATGTCTTTAATTGAATTGGTAGTTGACGATGATGAGGTAATTCGTTTGCATCTTCCAAGTATGTGTTCGAATGAGttggtagttgatgatgatggtttgACATATTCGAATGAAAAAATGAACAATGTAGAAATATTTCTTTGAATAAGGTAGTGAATGATAGAGAATGAGCTATCCTCTTTATATACACAAGGGACCAACGTAtataatttcaaaataaataaatagtcgTTAATGGTAACAGTCGGATTATATAAACGCACGAATAGTCCGATTATGAATTCGGAATAATGAGAAATAACTATCtttccataatcggtttatatacgAGGCACATAAAAACCGATTCTTGATTTCTCTACAAACCCAAACTTGGGCCCATAATCGGTTTACGTGTGCATCAGTGTAAACCGATTGCGGTTGATGTTCATCACGTCCACCCAGAATCGGTTCATGTAGGTGTATAATAAAAACCGATTTAATGTAACGTCAACTACAATCAGACTAATCTAGTGCACACATAAACCAATTCTAGGTTGATTTTTCAGAGAATTTGATGAGTGAAATTTCTGATATTTAGAGTTAAATTATTGTTGAGTTCCTCTTAGAAGAAATGTATTAAAgagatttaactcaatcacttgaattgtttgttttaaaaaaaaaaatcaaaatccaaaatagaattacaatttaattgctatttgtgattgattaggttttaattttgattttgatggaaatCGATTAAAAATTGAGTTTTAATTAATgattttttattaagatttctttaaagggtaatctagtgtTTTACCATATTTTAGACACCCCATATCCTTCTTTTTAGGTTAGTTGGAGAAATTCATAGACCCTAAATAATCACACTAGACAAACTAGCAAGGATGAATTTGAGTAGTcacattgaaaatgaaaaaaatgaaaaggaaatgAAAATTGTTGGACGGAGAGTATGAATTTTACTAATcacattgaaaatgaaaaaaacgaAAAGAACATAACTACATTGGTgatgaaaatttgaagaaaaatatatTTAAAGTGGCAACCAACAACCAGCTTACCCGCCAACGTATATCTGTTTACCTATCTCTATCTCTCGCAAGCCTTGTTCTTTTATTGATGGGGATATATACAATTGACGAGCAAACGTATAGATTACCTTTCGTTCACCCACCAAACCACCCTATGCACTTCTttatcacacacacacacacacacacgtcTGTTAATTCTCCACCATCCAATTTTAGGGTTCCTCTTTTTATTTCCATAGGTTTCTTCTTCAGTTCTTCCCTTTATCTCATTTTCTTTTGTTTGCTTCTAAATTTAGTACTAAATTCAGGCTTCGAATCAATCCCAGGTCTGTTCCATTTTTAGTCTTTTTCCAAAGTTCCTTTAATCAACAACAACTACTTTGTTTCCTCTGATTGTTCTGTTTTtctattttcaaaattaattaaTTTAGATTATACTATGTTTCCAGTACTTTGGGGGgacatttagggttttctttaGGGAAATCGAGAAAGCTAATTCTGAATTATACTAATAGTATGGGTTTTGACTGAATTTAATGGAGTGATTTGAAAAGCTATCATCTGTGATCATATTTTTTTTAAAGTGTTTTAGTTACTGAATTGGATATAATGTCTGTAACTAAGGCAATCTGTAAGTGTTCAAGATTGAGCACTTACTTCTCGTATCCATTTGTTCCAGTTCCTTTTTCGACAATGTCCAGTTTGGAGGAACCACTGTGTCTCGACAGATTTCCAGACATGAGAGGACTGGACAGGGTCCGGAGGTTCTCTTCTAGTGCTTGCAGGCCTAGGTCTGGTGAAACAAGTATTGAGGAACGTTGGGTTGACGATAGAACTTGCAGCTCATCCAACAGTTGCAAGTAAGTTAACTCATCTTCAGTAAACTGAAAGTATTGGGTCACTTACCCATTCAAATAGGGTAGTGTTCTTCTATGAATTTGCAATTTTTCCAAATGTTGCTTAAGTGGGTgattcttctaatataagatatAAGATCATCTTGAGGTTAGTATTGACTATTTAAATGCAAATTCCGGTGTAGATGTATTTGTGTCTTGGCATTGCACAGAATGATATGAATTATGACCTTCAATTTGAATTGATGCTATTATAAGATCCTACTCTTACTTGGAAGAAAGTAATAGCATGTAAAATTTAGTACACAAGCTGATAGTTGTGTATTAAGTTAGGAAACATTTTGGTTATAAGCttggttgtgttatttatttatttaatttaagGAATTTCTTCAGCTTTGAACTATACAATTATGGCTTAAATAGAAATTCTCAAACTAAATCATGATACTAAAAATGGTAAAGATTGATTTCAAGCAGTGGTTTTAGCAATGCCGTTTTATGCCATATTGATTTAAGAGGTTGGATGAACTAGGAGAAATATTGACCAAATGTAGGTTCTAACTTTATTTCTGTGCATTGTCTGGTTTTTATCATCCCTTCTCTTCTCTTTTCAGCCTTTAACTTGGCGTAGTTGTGTCAATGTTGCGATTCAGTCCTTTACTTTGCAGATTTCCCAACTGTGTCTAATTACCCCCTTGACTTGATGTAGAAGAATGGTGGCATTAGAAGATGAAAGTTTCTAATTACAACGTGGAGTTACCAGTGATCAGCCTCTGGAATCCTATTTCCAGTTGAACATTGTAACCATAAGTAGTACATAAATAATATCAAGAGACTGTTTTTTTCTGGATTGAGTCCTCTCATGTGAATTATTCTTATTTGTCATATAGTACAATACTTGTTCATTGACGTAATTGTTGGTGAATGTTGAGAAGTTGTAGAGCTTTATAATACTTCATATTTTGGTATTATTTATACAAATTTTGGTCGTGAAGCTAGTCGGGTGACGTCAGCAGTGGGTattatttgttttgatttttaatttcttgCATAAGTAAAATGTCTGATCTTGGTTTCAGTGGAGAATACACAAAACAGATCTTCTCATGTCGAGGACAGACAACGGATACTTTCTGGGAAGATTCCTTAAGCAAAAGAACTAAAAGCCTCGGCAGGAACCGCACCGTTTGTGATTTGTGGTTTTCTCCAGAGCGTCAGTATAACTCTCAGTGCTCCAACAAGGATGGAAGTGACGAAAAGAATAAGGTACTCTGACATTCTGAATCCCTTTCTTTGTTAGTAGCTAAGAAGTAACTAGCCTTTTGTTTTCCTAATATCTATAGTTAAGTTGGTTTCTATTTAGACTTGAAATCTTTCAGAAAGATACAGGTGAAATGTTCCTACTAACCTCAGACATTCTCCATTTTATGTCAGAATTTCTTACCTTAGGAGTGCTGAGAGTCCAGTTATTATCTTTATGACTTATAATCCCGTGGGATATATGTGTTAGTGACCTGTAAGAGTAGAAAGTGTTTCTTGCTTGTCCCGTCTGCAATAAATATCAGAGTACTTCAGTGCATTTATTAGAAGTTTTGTTCATTAAATTAGGCTTCAGCTTTACAGAGAGATTTTTATTAAGCTCAGATTTTTGTTAAGAGGTTGTCTGCAAATATGCGTAGAAGTTTGGCATGTTTACATGAAGAAAATTTTGGAGAATCCATGCGTTGTTGTGCAAGGTCCCACTCCCTGTTAATTTTGTTTACTTGGTGATCAAGTTTTTAGTGGGATACAGTTTAGTTGTATACTTGTGCTAGATGAAATAATATCTCATTACCAGAATGTATACAATTTGCAACAGCTTAATCCTGATTGTTTATTAGGCAAATACATTGGATTTAGGTTGATTACCAATTTTTTGTACTTAAGCATGTGTTAGTAACCACACACATGTCTTTTGTTTGCTAAGTAGACAAGTGTGTTAGTTTCATATTATCTCCACCGAAGGTGGGTGAACATTACTTCCTACTCTTCTATTGTAAGAAGAGAAGGAAGGTTTAGTCCCCACATGGCCACATCGAGTATATCATGCAATGGGTAGTCTGTTAGGTGTCTTTATATACCAATAGCACTTCTAAAAAAGTTTCTCAATGTCATAGAAATACATGCTTATATGTAAATCACTTATGATCTTCTACATTTTGATATCTGAAAAAAGTTTGACATAAAATAATGCTCCCTCAGTTTCTGCAAAAGAGAGACTTATCACTTTTGAAGAAACAGAGGTAGTAAACTTTTAATCGGGTAGCCGTTTCATGGCGTGTTGGGATGAAATGGGTTTTTCTTCAATGCAGTTTTTGAGAGATATACCAAAGTTTGTAAAGATCGTGGAAGTTGGTCCAAGGGACGGATTGCAAAATGAGAAGAATGTTGTACCTACATCTGTTAAGATCGAGCTGATACAAAGGCTAGTTTCTTCTGGATTGCCTGTTATCGAACCAACAAGTTTTGTCTCCCCAAAATGGGTACCCCAGGTAATTGGATCATTTCCTTTCTGGTTTATGGGTTTGGACTTGGATTCACGTTTTCCTTTCAATTTGGACTTGGGTCCACCTTTTTCTCCTTTTAAATTGTCACGAGCATTTTTGACTTAGTCACTCCTGATTACTAACTAGGTATTGAGGGTTGCTCCCTCATTTACTCTTTATAACTGCTACAAATGATGACGCTACCCATAATGTTCACTATCCCTAACGGCAGTTGGTTTTAAGCATAAACTAATGTGTACACCATACTTTCTCTGGTTGATCATTGGCTATGTACTGTAGAATAATTTTAGAATAACATGCTGCAGCAACTGTTGATTTGAAGTACACCATTTTTGTAAAAGTCGTTTATAAAAAGAGAAATATACATTATTACTTTGAAGTGTTATAAACCATGCGTCGGGGAGGGTTAGCTATGCCCTTGGTTCTCTCATCTTAACTAACTAATTTTTACTTACATCTAATGAATGAAACCCCATGGCAATGGTTTCTTTATAGATACATTGAGGTATTTTAATTGCAACTCCTGGTATACTACTCTATGTGATGGTCGTCAATTTTGTGTAGTTTAGCTTTCTGCTGAATTACCATATCACTTGGGGTTTTGTTCTCAACTTCTTATGCTTCTAGTTCCAGTGGATGAAATTTTACCTGATGAAATTTCTTAACTATTATACGACACAGCTAGCAGATGCAAAGGATGTAATGGAAGCAATTGGAACTGTTGAGGGAGTTAGATTTCCTGTGTTGACTCCGAACCTGAAGGTTAGCAATTGCATCTAGGGTGACAAAGAGAACATGTAAGTGCCAATTGTTTTTGAAGGATCTTGTTGATGGTTAAGTTACTGCTGCTAGGGTTTTGGAGCCGCTGTTGCAGCTGGAGCTAAAGAAGTGGCAATCTTCGCGTCGGCATCTGAATCCTTTTCCAAGTCAAATATTAATTGCACTATCGAAGATAGTCTTGCTCGTTATCGGGATGTTGCTCGTGCTGCTGGAAAGCTCTCAATTCCTATTCGCGGGTAATGCTTTGCATAATTGCAAATATATATTTTATTAGATTAAAGAACTACATTTCCTAATATGGTTTCGAGGTTTCGTATTATATCATTAGATCTACAGGAAACAAGCATCCGTTTTGTTTCTTGTGCTCATGACACATGTATGGCTTCCAATATTCAGTGGTATCCCCGTTCAGCTTTGGCTAAGAGAAGCAGTCATATAATATCTCGAAGTTCTCTAACAGTTGTCAAACATGCCAAGGATTTATCTCATCCTATCATCATTCATCAGCAGTGCATATTTTGGTTTTCAAGTCGTGGATAAGATCATAAGCTATTTTTCTAGTTTGTATTTAATGTCTGAAAGCCCTCCTTCAAGAATAAGTGGATGTTTAACTTTTGAATAAGAGCTTATTTCAAGTATATTGTACTGTGGTAGGTATATCTCCTGTGTTGTGGGATGTCCAGTGGAGGGACCAGTAGCTCCATCAAAGGTTGCATATGTGGCAAGAGAGCTTTATGGTATGGGTTGCTCCGAGATATCCCTTGGTGATACAATTGGAGTTGGTACACCAGGTAAAGTATTAAATAGCAAAGTCCGTGCAAACATCTTTTGTTACTCTCACCATTCAGGCCTATCTTGTCCTCCATTTAGAAAACCTCTTTTCTCTCGTTTCTAGATGCATACCTTTTCGATTGTTGGATACAGACTTTTTATTATGGTGAACCTATCTTGTGTCTTTTATTTTTCCCTGGTTTATGATTCATGACCCTTTGTGATGCTTACAACTATTCGTCTTTTGATGTGTTTTCATCGGCAAAGGGACTGTTGTTCCAATGCTCGAGGCTGTAATGGCAGTTGTTCCCTTGGAGAAGCTTGCTGTCCATTTCCATGACACTTACGGCCAGGCTCTTTCAAATATCTTGCTTTCTCTCCAAGTAAGTTGTTGTGCTTAGTTAGGGAAGAGAACTGTCGAAATCCTGTTACACTTGATAATCAAAAGATTGATCATAATTTATGTGATAACTGGACAccatcctatatatatatatatatatatattatattaacATGTTCAATGAATTTCATTCCGGAAGATCCTTCACTGTCTATATGTTGTTGTGTAGAGTTTTTGTGTTTTGTGTTTTCAACTCTACATGTgcagtttttctttcttttaatctGAGAACTCTCCTTTATGTTTGATTTTAGATGGGGATTAGCACTGTGGATTCCTCTGTGTCCGGTCTAGGAGGTTGTCCATATGCAAAAGGTGCTTCTGGAAATGTTGCAACTGAGGATGTGGTCTACATGCTGAATGGGCTAGGAGTGAAGACCAATGTGGATCTCGGCAAGCTTATGTCAGCCGGGGAATTCATCTGCAAGCATCTTGCCCGTCCATCTGGATCCAAGACTGCAGTTGCTCTGAGCAGAATTACAGCAGATGCTTCTAAAATATGAGGAacagaaaagtaaagtaaatcaaaattatacatatatatatatatatgaaaaaagaGGATAGTTCAGATGGTATATGTATAAAGTTCTGATAATACAGATATAGTCGTTTGATTCCATGGAGGAacagaataaaaataaaatggaggagtTCGTATGGTATAGAGACTTTTGGTTAAGAGAGATCTCTACTGCAGTGTCACTCCACTACGGTAAATTTTAGGGGTTGACTATCCTTCTAAGTAGGACCACTTAGTTTCCTATACCTTAGTAAGTAGTAACCTTAACCTTGAGGAAGATTCAGAGAGGTCGCAAGTTCGACCCTCAACCCCTTCATAGAAGGGGATTAGATCTAAGACACTCTTATATTGAAGATCCGTCGTCCTTGATAAAAGGTTTTAGCTCAGGTGCAGTCCTACACTGTCACGCTTTTACATAAACCGACATTCGCCATGAGGTTGTCTTATAAAAGTGCAGCTTTGTTCGTTCAAGGCAGTGTAAATTGGTACTATTACAAGAAGAGTGGGGTGGGTAAATGTAAGACACATTTGATGCTCTTAAGAGCAAGCAGGGTTCTCACCCTACCACTGTATGTGTAGTCTTTTTTAATCCTACATAAACCTGACAAAACGGAACTGCCAGAATAAAAATAAGACTAAAAAGAAAACTGTTAATGACACAAACAGCTCAATTATAAATTTAAAGTTGGAGATTACAAATTTTGGTGTAAATATCTTCTGAACCGACAGACAAATGGTGAATTGATATTATATCAGTCATGTCTCTTGATTATCAGCATGATTGGTGTTATTGTTACCTAACTCCTCTACATTATAAGTACACTCATCTTTAACATCCTGAGGGTTTATTCAGAGAGAAACCATCACCATGGGGTAATCCTCCTGAAACACCCATCCACCCCATTTCTTCCTCATAATCTCCCGGATCCTCAACCCAATCATCTACTCCGTTATCCAATTCTTCGACACATATAGGATCTTGTGTTTGTCTCACCGTCTTGCATGCTGCTGAGTGCCTAAACATTTCAAAGAATATAGAAAAGGTCAAAATTATACCACCTGAATCCACATCGTATACAGTAAGAGTTCAGAGACCCTTTGCCTTATATATACAAGGAAGATCTTGGACAGAGTCTACTAAGGTAAAAGAACTTGACAGTGGGGGACTAGGATACTCTAGCATAAATAGTGACTGGAATTTAAATCCTTATGCCTAAATACTACTTACATATGGAAAGTAACATGCAGGAGGGAAT
This portion of the Papaver somniferum cultivar HN1 chromosome 11, ASM357369v1, whole genome shotgun sequence genome encodes:
- the LOC113322566 gene encoding hydroxymethylglutaryl-CoA lyase, mitochondrial-like isoform X2 encodes the protein MSVTKAICKCSRLSTYFSYPFVPVPFSTMSSLEEPLCLDRFPDMRGLDRVRRFSSSACRPRSGETSIEERWVDDRTCSSSNSCNGEYTKQIFSCRGQTTDTFWEDSLSKRTKSLGRNRTVCDLWFSPERQYNSQCSNKDGSDEKNKFLRDIPKFVKIVEVGPRDGLQNEKNVVPTSVKIELIQRLVSSGLPVIEPTSFVSPKWVPQLADAKDVMEAIGTVEGVRFPVLTPNLKGFGAAVAAGAKEVAIFASASESFSKSNINCTIEDSLARYRDVARAAGKLSIPIRGYISCVVGCPVEGPVAPSKVAYVARELYGMGCSEISLGDTIGVGTPGTVVPMLEAVMAVVPLEKLAVHFHDTYGQALSNILLSLQMGISTVDSSVSGLGGCPYAKGASGNVATEDVVYMLNGLGVKTNVDLGKLMSAGEFICKHLARPSGSKTAVALSRITADASKI
- the LOC113322566 gene encoding hydroxymethylglutaryl-CoA lyase, mitochondrial-like isoform X1, giving the protein MHFFITHTHTHTSVNSPPSNFRVPLFISIGFFFSSSLYLIFFCLLLNLVLNSGFESIPVPFSTMSSLEEPLCLDRFPDMRGLDRVRRFSSSACRPRSGETSIEERWVDDRTCSSSNSCNGEYTKQIFSCRGQTTDTFWEDSLSKRTKSLGRNRTVCDLWFSPERQYNSQCSNKDGSDEKNKFLRDIPKFVKIVEVGPRDGLQNEKNVVPTSVKIELIQRLVSSGLPVIEPTSFVSPKWVPQLADAKDVMEAIGTVEGVRFPVLTPNLKGFGAAVAAGAKEVAIFASASESFSKSNINCTIEDSLARYRDVARAAGKLSIPIRGYISCVVGCPVEGPVAPSKVAYVARELYGMGCSEISLGDTIGVGTPGTVVPMLEAVMAVVPLEKLAVHFHDTYGQALSNILLSLQMGISTVDSSVSGLGGCPYAKGASGNVATEDVVYMLNGLGVKTNVDLGKLMSAGEFICKHLARPSGSKTAVALSRITADASKI
- the LOC113322566 gene encoding hydroxymethylglutaryl-CoA lyase, mitochondrial-like isoform X3, which gives rise to MSSLEEPLCLDRFPDMRGLDRVRRFSSSACRPRSGETSIEERWVDDRTCSSSNSCNGEYTKQIFSCRGQTTDTFWEDSLSKRTKSLGRNRTVCDLWFSPERQYNSQCSNKDGSDEKNKFLRDIPKFVKIVEVGPRDGLQNEKNVVPTSVKIELIQRLVSSGLPVIEPTSFVSPKWVPQLADAKDVMEAIGTVEGVRFPVLTPNLKGFGAAVAAGAKEVAIFASASESFSKSNINCTIEDSLARYRDVARAAGKLSIPIRGYISCVVGCPVEGPVAPSKVAYVARELYGMGCSEISLGDTIGVGTPGTVVPMLEAVMAVVPLEKLAVHFHDTYGQALSNILLSLQMGISTVDSSVSGLGGCPYAKGASGNVATEDVVYMLNGLGVKTNVDLGKLMSAGEFICKHLARPSGSKTAVALSRITADASKI